A portion of the Pseudomonas synxantha BG33R genome contains these proteins:
- a CDS encoding GlxA family transcriptional regulator — translation MSVPVLFVLLPNVLMLDLAGPAEVLRLAAQVDDPAAVDFDLQYVSPVATLHTSIGLPLTGLAPLPPTLAPGTLVVLVGSTMKVSKTHQQAFDSASKRLTHWLQNVFAPSAERLICVCAGALSAASAGLLDGRQCTTHHSLCATLQAMAPKARVLENRLYVTDGPVSCSAGVTAGIDLMLHLVAELAGPRLACAVARDMVVYLRRSGSDPQLSPWITGRNHLHPAVHRVQDAIAAAPCEAWTVTRMAALACTGSRHLGRLFQEHVGISPLDYLHRLRLAVARELLAESDLGIETVAERAGFGSARHLRRIWGKYEAATPSAMRLTQQVSRGT, via the coding sequence ATGAGTGTGCCGGTGCTGTTTGTGCTGTTGCCAAACGTACTGATGCTCGACCTGGCCGGGCCTGCCGAAGTGCTGCGCCTGGCCGCCCAGGTCGATGACCCGGCGGCGGTGGATTTCGACTTGCAGTACGTCAGCCCGGTGGCAACGCTGCACACCTCCATCGGGTTGCCGCTGACGGGGCTGGCGCCACTGCCACCGACCTTGGCCCCCGGCACCCTGGTGGTCTTGGTGGGCTCCACGATGAAGGTCAGCAAGACGCACCAGCAGGCGTTCGACTCGGCCAGCAAGCGGCTGACCCACTGGTTGCAAAACGTCTTCGCACCCTCGGCTGAACGCCTTATCTGCGTATGCGCCGGCGCGTTGAGTGCCGCCAGCGCCGGATTGCTGGATGGCCGCCAATGCACCACGCACCACTCGTTGTGCGCCACCTTGCAAGCCATGGCGCCCAAGGCTCGCGTCCTGGAAAACCGCTTGTACGTGACCGATGGCCCGGTCAGTTGCAGCGCCGGTGTCACGGCCGGTATCGACCTGATGCTGCACCTGGTCGCCGAGCTGGCCGGGCCACGGCTGGCGTGCGCGGTAGCGCGGGACATGGTGGTGTACCTGCGCCGCAGCGGCAGCGACCCGCAGTTGTCGCCGTGGATAACCGGGCGTAATCACCTGCACCCGGCGGTGCATCGGGTGCAGGACGCCATCGCCGCAGCCCCCTGTGAAGCCTGGACCGTGACCCGCATGGCGGCCCTGGCCTGTACCGGCAGCCGCCACCTGGGGCGCTTGTTCCAGGAGCATGTCGGTATCAGTCCGCTGGACTACCTGCACCGCCTGCGCCTGGCTGTGGCCCGTGAACTGCTGGCCGAGTCGGACCTGGGCATTGAAACCGTCGCCGAGCGCGCAGGCTTTGGTTCGGCGCGGCATCTGCGGCGCATCTGGGGCAAGTATGAAGCGGCCACCCCTTCAGCCATGCGTCTTACTCAGCAGGTGTCTCGGGGGACGTAA
- a CDS encoding cysteine hydrolase family protein: MSRKALIVIDAQHSFRHSTYWSENDLPDYLEKQQALIDGCVQRGIPVVQVFHVEDQGHFSMQSGNVRALSELSINPQLVIHKRYHSALAGTPLAARLVEMGVTTLIISGIRTEQCCETTTRQACDSGFTVDFVSEATLTFPMTHARSGRVYTPAEIRERTELVLDDRFARIVTVAQALAE; encoded by the coding sequence ATGAGCCGTAAAGCCCTGATCGTGATCGACGCCCAGCACTCGTTCCGTCATTCAACCTATTGGTCCGAAAATGACCTGCCCGACTATCTGGAAAAACAGCAGGCCCTCATCGATGGTTGTGTTCAGCGGGGCATCCCGGTGGTACAAGTCTTCCATGTTGAAGACCAGGGGCATTTCTCCATGCAATCGGGCAACGTCAGGGCACTGAGCGAGCTGTCGATCAATCCGCAGTTGGTCATCCACAAGCGCTACCACAGTGCCTTGGCCGGCACGCCACTGGCCGCTCGTCTGGTAGAGATGGGCGTTACCACGCTGATCATCAGCGGCATCCGCACCGAGCAATGCTGCGAGACCACCACGCGGCAGGCTTGCGACAGCGGCTTCACGGTGGATTTTGTCAGCGAGGCGACGCTGACCTTCCCGATGACCCACGCGCGTAGCGGCCGGGTCTATACGCCGGCCGAGATTCGCGAACGCACGGAGCTGGTCCTCGATGACCGCTTCGCCCGCATCGTGACGGTCGCCCAGGCCCTGGCGGAGTGA
- a CDS encoding GNAT family N-acetyltransferase has product MVAEQSAHIRLARTQDAGLLPAIEQCAAQAFRAIEGLAWLADAASIGVECHRQWIALSTCWVVVDHHDQPQGFLSAERFGDDLHIHEVSVARPLQGQGWGRRLVETAMNHARAQQLHAVTLTTFVHVPWNAPFYRRLGFATHSDPRLETILADEYAHGFEPGSRCAMVCPMTCPNPS; this is encoded by the coding sequence GTGGTTGCTGAGCAGTCCGCCCACATTCGCCTGGCGCGCACGCAAGACGCCGGTTTGTTGCCCGCCATCGAGCAGTGCGCGGCCCAGGCGTTTCGCGCAATCGAAGGGCTGGCCTGGCTGGCGGATGCCGCGTCGATTGGCGTCGAGTGCCATCGGCAGTGGATCGCGCTATCGACCTGTTGGGTGGTGGTTGATCACCACGACCAACCCCAGGGTTTCCTCAGCGCAGAACGCTTTGGCGACGATCTGCATATCCATGAAGTGTCCGTGGCCCGGCCGCTGCAAGGCCAGGGCTGGGGGCGCAGGCTGGTGGAAACGGCGATGAACCACGCCCGCGCCCAGCAACTGCATGCAGTGACCCTGACCACCTTTGTGCATGTACCGTGGAATGCACCGTTCTACCGGCGCCTGGGCTTCGCTACTCACAGTGATCCGCGTCTGGAAACGATCCTGGCAGATGAATACGCCCATGGCTTCGAACCCGGCAGCCGTTGTGCCATGGTGTGTCCGATGACATGTCCGAATCCGTCCTGA
- a CDS encoding YeeE/YedE family protein: MSTSLSLAPARKPAAPLIAFIILVAGALFLQNTVGARQVLLLVVGAALGLTLYHAAFGFTSAWRVFINDRRGAGLRAQMVMLAVAVLLFFPALGAGTLFGQPVVGLVAPAGVSVVFGAFIFGIGMQLGGGCASGTLFTVGGGNARMLVTLLFFICGSLIATHHVDWWFALPSFPAVSIVNSFGVLPALVLSLAVFALIAVVTVRLEKRRHGQLEQGVHSEHQGLRRFLRGPWPLVWGAIGLALLNYATLALAGRPWGITSAFALWGAKVASGLGVDVASWAFWQMPGNAKALAAPVWEDITSVMDIGIVLGALLAAGLAGRFAPSLNIPARSLIAAVIGGLLLGYGSRLAYGCNIGAYFSGIASGSLHGWVWLVAAFIGNGVGVRLRPFFFTGERPQVALSGC, encoded by the coding sequence ATGAGCACCTCCCTTTCCCTGGCGCCTGCACGCAAGCCTGCCGCGCCACTGATAGCCTTTATCATCCTGGTGGCGGGCGCCCTGTTCCTGCAAAACACCGTTGGCGCACGCCAAGTGTTGTTGCTGGTGGTCGGCGCCGCGCTGGGCCTGACGCTCTACCACGCTGCCTTCGGTTTTACCTCGGCCTGGCGCGTGTTTATCAATGATCGGCGTGGCGCCGGCTTGCGTGCGCAGATGGTGATGCTGGCGGTGGCGGTGCTGCTGTTTTTCCCGGCACTGGGTGCGGGCACTTTGTTCGGCCAGCCGGTCGTGGGGCTGGTGGCGCCGGCCGGTGTGTCGGTGGTGTTCGGGGCGTTTATCTTCGGGATCGGCATGCAACTGGGTGGCGGCTGTGCATCGGGCACCTTGTTCACCGTGGGCGGCGGTAATGCGCGCATGTTGGTGACGCTGCTGTTCTTTATCTGTGGCTCGTTGATCGCCACCCACCACGTCGACTGGTGGTTTGCGTTGCCGTCGTTCCCGGCGGTTTCCATCGTCAACAGTTTCGGTGTGCTGCCGGCGCTGGTCCTGAGCCTGGCGGTGTTCGCGCTGATTGCGGTGGTGACCGTGCGCCTGGAAAAGCGCCGTCACGGCCAGCTTGAACAAGGCGTGCACAGCGAGCATCAAGGGCTGCGTCGTTTTCTGCGTGGGCCCTGGCCGCTGGTGTGGGGCGCGATTGGCCTGGCGCTGCTCAACTACGCCACCCTGGCTCTGGCTGGGCGGCCGTGGGGCATCACCTCGGCGTTCGCGCTGTGGGGCGCCAAAGTGGCGAGCGGGCTGGGTGTGGATGTGGCGAGTTGGGCGTTCTGGCAGATGCCGGGCAATGCCAAGGCCCTGGCCGCGCCGGTCTGGGAAGACATCACCAGCGTCATGGATATCGGCATTGTCCTTGGCGCGCTGCTGGCCGCTGGCTTGGCCGGGCGTTTCGCTCCCAGCCTGAATATTCCGGCACGCTCGTTGATCGCCGCCGTGATCGGCGGCCTGCTGCTCGGCTACGGTTCGCGCCTGGCCTATGGCTGTAATATCGGCGCCTATTTCAGTGGCATCGCCTCGGGCAGCCTGCATGGCTGGGTGTGGCTGGTGGCGGCCTTTATCGGCAACGGCGTGGGCGTGCGCCTGCGGCCCTTCTTCTTTACCGGCGAACGGCCCCAGGTGGCCTTGAGTGGTTGCTGA
- a CDS encoding TetR/AcrR family transcriptional regulator — MHSIDLIERTFPGRRSDLKRTILREALACFNEAGIEATNIETIRARCDTSVGAIYHHFGNKEGLVAALFFAALEDQASLRDHYLQAADTAHAGVVGLVYSYVEWVTAQPDWARFVFQSRFAVSNGPFKDELIARNKQRNQQLKEWMGGEGRKEHFSHLPAELIPSLIIGAAESYSRAWLSAKVKKSPFEYRELLAEAAWSSISQR, encoded by the coding sequence ATGCACTCCATCGATCTCATCGAGCGCACCTTCCCCGGCAGGCGCAGCGACCTCAAGCGCACCATCCTGCGTGAGGCGCTGGCCTGTTTTAACGAGGCAGGCATCGAGGCGACCAACATCGAGACCATCCGTGCGCGCTGCGACACCAGCGTGGGCGCTATCTATCACCACTTCGGCAACAAGGAAGGGCTGGTCGCCGCGCTGTTCTTTGCTGCGCTGGAAGACCAGGCCAGCCTGCGTGACCACTACCTGCAAGCGGCGGATACGGCCCACGCCGGTGTGGTTGGCCTGGTGTACAGCTACGTTGAGTGGGTCACCGCCCAGCCGGACTGGGCGCGGTTTGTTTTCCAAAGCCGTTTTGCCGTGTCCAACGGCCCGTTCAAGGACGAGTTGATTGCGCGCAACAAGCAGCGCAACCAGCAGTTGAAGGAGTGGATGGGCGGGGAAGGGCGCAAGGAACACTTCAGCCATTTGCCCGCAGAACTTATTCCTTCGTTGATCATTGGCGCGGCGGAAAGCTATTCGCGTGCGTGGCTGTCGGCGAAGGTCAAAAAGAGTCCCTTCGAGTACCGTGAGCTGCTGGCTGAAGCGGCGTGGAGCTCGATCAGCCAGCGTTAG
- a CDS encoding hotdog fold domain-containing protein, with protein MSQALSMFNSVGPAAFSNLACQMAPYFSTITPEIAELKPNHAVVTVPFRKEITNHLASVHAIALCNAAELAGGMMTDASIPAGARWIPKGMSVEYLAKAKTDIRAVADGSAIDWQTAGDKIVPVEIFDAGGVKVFTAHITMNVKLA; from the coding sequence ATGAGCCAAGCACTGAGCATGTTCAATAGCGTAGGCCCTGCCGCATTCAGTAACCTGGCGTGCCAGATGGCACCCTACTTCAGCACCATCACTCCCGAGATCGCGGAACTCAAGCCCAACCATGCAGTGGTCACCGTGCCGTTTCGCAAGGAAATCACCAACCACCTGGCTTCGGTGCATGCCATTGCGCTGTGCAACGCCGCCGAACTGGCCGGTGGCATGATGACCGATGCATCGATCCCCGCTGGCGCACGCTGGATTCCCAAGGGCATGAGCGTGGAATACCTGGCCAAGGCGAAAACCGATATCCGCGCCGTCGCCGATGGCAGCGCTATCGATTGGCAGACCGCGGGCGACAAGATCGTGCCGGTAGAGATCTTCGATGCAGGCGGCGTCAAGGTATTCACTGCCCACATCACCATGAATGTGAAGCTCGCTTAG
- a CDS encoding NAD(P)-dependent oxidoreductase has product MAFTTLILDAPGPPLLYEEIDRFLELGLAVVLNLYYFTDKHSIQQRYGARIGYADINGHDERGFIAAVDQAGGYSVFKTRLNIPLGGELIRAASSPVLPTPLRAIAQAGTGLNHIDRQACEQAGVTVLHTPGSNATAVAEYVLAQALFLSRDLDHYNAQTHQGHWSKGTLAPAAEYAELTLGLVGTGSIAQQVACKASALGIKVIATGSERFTEQEARRLGLQRRKTLEQLLDEANIVSIHVPLTPQTRGLFGSAEFKRMRQGSILINTARGGIVDEQQLAAFMIRFPRHIKAVAIDTFALEKDRFSSPLAGIAGAQLTPHIAGNTTTAIRTASQRIVDHIHAFSHALQMPCR; this is encoded by the coding sequence ATGGCATTCACCACTCTGATACTCGACGCGCCCGGTCCGCCGCTGCTCTATGAGGAAATCGATCGATTCCTTGAACTGGGCTTGGCGGTCGTCCTTAACCTCTATTATTTCACCGATAAACACAGCATCCAGCAGCGCTACGGCGCACGCATCGGGTATGCCGATATCAACGGCCATGATGAGCGGGGTTTTATCGCCGCGGTGGATCAGGCTGGGGGTTACAGCGTGTTCAAGACGCGCTTGAATATTCCGCTGGGCGGCGAACTGATTCGCGCCGCCAGCTCACCCGTGTTGCCCACACCGCTGCGCGCCATCGCTCAGGCCGGGACCGGCCTCAACCATATCGACCGACAGGCTTGCGAGCAGGCGGGAGTGACGGTTCTGCATACGCCGGGTTCCAACGCGACCGCTGTCGCTGAATACGTGTTGGCCCAGGCGTTGTTTCTGTCTCGGGATCTGGACCACTACAACGCGCAAACCCACCAAGGCCACTGGTCAAAAGGCACCTTGGCGCCTGCTGCTGAATACGCCGAACTCACCCTCGGGCTGGTGGGCACCGGCAGCATTGCCCAGCAGGTGGCGTGCAAAGCCAGCGCGTTGGGGATCAAGGTGATTGCCACCGGGTCCGAGCGCTTTACCGAGCAGGAGGCGCGCCGCCTCGGGCTGCAACGCAGGAAAACCCTGGAACAGTTGCTGGATGAGGCCAATATCGTTTCGATCCATGTGCCGCTCACCCCGCAGACTCGCGGCTTATTCGGCAGCGCCGAGTTCAAGCGGATGCGCCAGGGTTCGATACTGATCAATACCGCTCGCGGTGGCATCGTCGACGAGCAGCAACTGGCCGCCTTCATGATCCGGTTTCCCCGGCATATCAAGGCGGTCGCCATTGACACCTTCGCCCTGGAAAAAGACCGTTTCAGCTCGCCGTTGGCGGGCATTGCCGGTGCGCAATTGACGCCGCATATCGCCGGCAATACCACCACCGCAATCCGCACCGCTTCGCAGCGCATCGTCGACCACATCCACGCGTTCAGTCACGCCTTGCAGATGCCGTGTCGCTGA
- a CDS encoding DUF3857 domain-containing transglutaminase family protein codes for MQSLPFSALRLFGVLAVMVCALLTTQARADYTDLSLTHEKNIQSYVVNADGSFVLDVERVMRINEERAITSNAQRSVTYNRTLETLDIVEAYTLKPDGRKVVVTPDRIKEQQELESAQAPMFQDSRVKVVIFPELQVGDRMVLRYQRHRNTPLFPGQFEDLFSPDFYQNEQVRLSYDMPAEMKLYADSRGFKASTPANANGRTVYRWDLEQTKKNRVEEGSVAYTDYGQLLAVSTFTDYKQFAQAYAARAQVEVTPPMTQLAKELTANLDNPRSKALVLSDWVRKNIRYVAVYVGAGGVVPHSAQAVLDNRYGDCKDHVALLEALLKAVAIESAPALINAGNAHVLPKVPTLGVLNHVITYVPSLDLYLDSTATPIAAGYLPLPELGKPVLLTQTGERTQTPSGQPGKVNTTIAFKVNAKGAADFTNDSTIDGWGAEFNRFMLKAMQPADRNQLVQQILSMYGQSGSGLIETDALDGTANTFKFAIKGHTSNLVNLPGPTGVPTLSSLAGGIGQSVFSLIVEKERTQAFTCLSSEISEVARLEFPAKVKILAVPKAVSVKQAGFDYRSTYVKKANTVLITRQYVFSKPEILCTPEDFAAMQPAVESMVNDLKSQVIVQTL; via the coding sequence ATGCAAAGCCTCCCGTTCTCTGCGTTACGTCTGTTCGGTGTGCTGGCAGTCATGGTCTGCGCGCTGTTGACGACGCAAGCCCGTGCCGATTACACCGACCTTTCCCTGACCCACGAAAAGAATATTCAGTCCTACGTCGTGAATGCCGACGGCAGCTTTGTACTGGATGTCGAACGGGTTATGCGGATCAATGAAGAGCGCGCGATCACCTCCAACGCCCAGCGTTCGGTCACCTACAATCGCACCCTGGAAACCCTCGATATCGTCGAGGCCTACACCCTCAAACCCGATGGCCGCAAAGTCGTGGTAACACCCGACCGGATCAAGGAGCAGCAGGAGCTTGAGTCTGCCCAGGCGCCGATGTTCCAGGACTCGCGGGTCAAGGTGGTGATCTTCCCGGAGCTGCAAGTGGGCGATCGGATGGTGCTGCGGTACCAGCGCCATCGCAACACGCCGTTGTTTCCAGGGCAGTTCGAAGACCTTTTCTCGCCGGATTTCTACCAGAATGAACAGGTGCGCCTGAGCTACGACATGCCCGCCGAAATGAAGCTGTACGCCGACTCACGGGGTTTCAAGGCGTCTACGCCAGCCAACGCCAACGGGCGAACGGTGTACCGCTGGGACTTGGAACAAACCAAGAAAAACCGCGTGGAAGAAGGCTCCGTTGCCTACACCGACTACGGGCAACTGCTGGCCGTATCGACGTTCACCGACTACAAACAGTTTGCCCAAGCCTACGCCGCGCGCGCGCAGGTAGAAGTGACCCCGCCCATGACCCAACTGGCCAAGGAACTCACCGCCAACCTCGACAACCCACGCAGCAAGGCCCTTGTGCTAAGTGATTGGGTACGCAAGAACATTCGCTATGTGGCCGTGTACGTCGGTGCCGGCGGCGTAGTGCCGCATTCAGCGCAAGCGGTGCTGGATAACCGCTATGGCGACTGCAAGGACCATGTGGCCCTGCTTGAAGCGCTGCTCAAAGCCGTCGCCATTGAAAGCGCGCCCGCCCTGATCAACGCCGGCAACGCCCACGTACTGCCCAAGGTGCCAACCCTGGGGGTGCTCAACCATGTGATCACTTATGTACCCAGCCTCGATCTGTACCTGGACTCCACCGCGACACCCATCGCCGCTGGCTACCTGCCTCTGCCCGAACTCGGCAAACCGGTGTTGCTGACACAGACCGGTGAACGCACACAAACGCCGTCCGGCCAACCTGGCAAAGTGAACACAACCATAGCCTTCAAGGTCAACGCCAAAGGCGCTGCAGACTTTACCAATGACTCCACCATCGACGGTTGGGGCGCGGAGTTTAACCGCTTCATGCTCAAGGCCATGCAGCCGGCCGACCGTAATCAGCTGGTGCAGCAGATTCTGAGCATGTATGGGCAATCCGGCAGCGGGTTGATCGAAACTGACGCCTTGGACGGCACTGCCAATACCTTCAAATTCGCGATTAAAGGCCACACCAGCAACCTGGTGAACCTCCCTGGACCGACCGGGGTGCCTACCCTCTCCAGCCTGGCCGGCGGTATTGGCCAGAGCGTGTTTTCCTTGATCGTCGAAAAGGAACGCACCCAGGCCTTCACCTGCCTTTCGAGTGAGATCTCAGAAGTTGCGCGCCTGGAGTTCCCCGCCAAGGTGAAGATCCTCGCGGTGCCCAAGGCAGTATCGGTGAAACAGGCAGGCTTCGACTATCGCTCGACCTATGTGAAGAAGGCCAATACGGTGCTGATCACCCGTCAGTATGTGTTTAGCAAGCCAGAGATTCTCTGCACCCCAGAGGATTTTGCAGCCATGCAACCGGCGGTTGAAAGTATGGTCAACGACTTGAAAAGCCAGGTCATTGTGCAGACGTTGTAA
- a CDS encoding sensor histidine kinase — protein MRNGLSLKWVISGSFLCLIAVVLVIYSKLLPEFTVRGLFYTASAMMEEEAQYFLRHYKQDPTTPTPHNYFYTSVIGKQALPQDVRELLDTPPSLSFGAVNIFGDLYSDDDDEPFQIILEQPLGDGKTLYMYDIDHDNEAGGEVETPLSDAYFDQVIESVKFISLAVFVPALIIIALLVWWLVRPLGRLVQWSGTLKDPDALASTRPGFSFKEFNMLADALAKSVEQVQAASQREGRLLRYTSHELRTPLAVLKANIELLALQSGGVLPPSLQRIERSVMNMQLIAETLLWMSRERSESLPEQDVNLSEVVGELIEKHRYLIGNRDIKLSIDIHTEPCRLPPTACRIVIGNFLRNALQYAEEGTVDIRFKYPRLMIANHVREAKPRQESDDFGYGLGLQLMRQLCAKLGWQIEVIREQQRFTVILDFTSVRAVESEH, from the coding sequence ATGCGTAACGGCCTGAGTCTGAAGTGGGTAATCAGCGGCAGTTTCCTGTGTCTGATTGCGGTGGTGCTGGTGATCTACAGCAAGCTGCTGCCTGAATTTACCGTGCGCGGCCTGTTCTATACCGCCAGCGCGATGATGGAGGAGGAAGCCCAATATTTTCTCCGGCACTACAAACAGGACCCGACCACGCCGACGCCGCACAATTACTTCTATACCAGCGTCATCGGCAAGCAGGCATTGCCGCAGGACGTGCGTGAGTTGCTCGATACCCCACCGAGCCTGTCCTTCGGTGCGGTGAATATCTTCGGCGATCTCTATTCCGATGACGACGACGAGCCTTTCCAGATCATCCTCGAACAGCCCCTGGGTGACGGCAAAACCCTCTACATGTACGACATCGACCACGATAACGAAGCCGGGGGTGAGGTCGAGACGCCGTTGTCTGACGCCTATTTCGATCAGGTCATAGAGAGTGTCAAGTTCATCAGCCTGGCGGTATTCGTGCCGGCGCTGATCATCATTGCCTTGCTGGTCTGGTGGCTGGTTCGGCCGCTGGGGCGTCTGGTGCAATGGTCCGGCACACTCAAAGACCCTGATGCCCTGGCCAGCACACGGCCTGGTTTCAGCTTCAAGGAGTTCAATATGCTGGCCGATGCCCTGGCCAAAAGTGTTGAGCAGGTGCAGGCCGCCAGCCAGCGTGAAGGCCGCCTGTTGCGCTACACCAGCCATGAACTGCGCACGCCACTGGCGGTGCTCAAGGCCAATATCGAATTGTTGGCCCTGCAATCGGGCGGTGTGCTGCCGCCTTCCTTGCAACGCATAGAACGCTCTGTGATGAACATGCAACTGATCGCCGAGACATTGCTATGGATGAGCCGCGAGCGTTCCGAATCGCTGCCCGAGCAAGACGTTAATCTGAGCGAGGTAGTCGGCGAACTGATTGAGAAGCACCGCTACCTGATCGGTAATCGGGATATCAAGCTAAGCATCGACATCCACACCGAACCTTGCCGACTGCCCCCTACGGCGTGTCGTATCGTGATCGGCAACTTCTTGCGCAATGCGCTGCAATACGCAGAGGAGGGCACGGTAGACATCCGTTTCAAATACCCGCGGCTGATGATTGCCAATCACGTCCGCGAGGCCAAGCCGCGACAGGAGTCCGACGATTTTGGGTATGGGCTAGGGTTGCAGTTGATGCGGCAATTGTGCGCAAAGCTGGGCTGGCAGATTGAAGTGATCCGTGAGCAACAGAGGTTTACGGTCATTCTTGATTTTACGAGCGTGCGGGCTGTCGAGTCAGAACATTAA
- a CDS encoding response regulator transcription factor — translation MHIHLLLVEDNLDLATTVIEYLEISGIVCDHVSNGQTGLNLALNQHYDVILLDIMLPRLNGQQVCDRLRQQGIQTPILMLTSLDALSDKLASFAAGADDYLVKPFELAELVARIRALSLRRSGQTSRLQVDDLVMELTTRKVSRAGQELHLSSICWTLLENLMRASPQPVSRERLEAKIWGDEPPDTDTLKVHMHRLRKAVDKPFGRPLIHTLAGVGIQVKPHA, via the coding sequence GTGCATATCCACTTGCTGCTGGTCGAGGACAACCTTGATCTGGCCACCACCGTCATCGAGTATCTGGAGATCAGCGGCATTGTCTGCGACCACGTCAGTAATGGTCAGACCGGGCTTAACCTGGCGCTCAACCAGCATTACGACGTCATCCTCCTGGACATCATGCTGCCGCGACTGAACGGCCAGCAGGTATGTGATCGGTTGCGCCAGCAGGGCATCCAGACGCCCATCCTGATGTTGACCTCGCTGGACGCGCTGTCGGACAAGCTCGCCAGTTTCGCTGCCGGAGCCGACGACTACCTGGTCAAGCCGTTCGAGCTGGCCGAGCTGGTCGCCAGGATTCGCGCCCTGAGCCTGCGCCGCAGCGGCCAGACCAGTCGCCTGCAAGTGGATGACCTGGTAATGGAGCTGACCACCCGCAAAGTCAGCCGCGCAGGGCAGGAGCTGCATTTGTCGTCCATCTGCTGGACCTTGTTGGAAAACCTGATGCGCGCAAGCCCACAGCCGGTCTCTCGGGAGCGCCTGGAAGCGAAGATCTGGGGCGATGAGCCACCCGACACTGATACGCTCAAGGTGCATATGCATCGGTTGCGCAAGGCCGTGGACAAGCCTTTTGGCCGGCCGTTGATCCATACCCTGGCGGGTGTCGGCATTCAGGTAAAACCCCATGCGTAA
- a CDS encoding MFS transporter, translating into MTSNNTAGFSRPDTLSPGLPLAGLLALAMAAFITLLTEIMPAGLLSSISQGLSVSESLAGQFITVYAVGALIAAIPLTLLTQGMRRRPLLLTAIAGFAVVNLVTALSDDYMVSLVARFFAGVFGGVVWSLLAGYAVRMTPSHLSGRAIAISGAGATIALVLGVPLGALLGRAIGWQGAFGLMTVLALSLIVWVMATVPDFPGQTKEQRQSLVNVFLKSGIRSVLFVVFTFVVAHNVLYIYIEPFLDASGLARELDVVLFVFGLGSIVGLWLVGATIDRRLQFLIIASVLVFGLASLSLGLWGSIPAMIYPSVAVWGLAVGGFATITQTALSRLAGDSVDVAQSMYTTAWNTAVAGGGVVGGVLLAQAGSTSFPWVIIAILAVSLAGVIFSMNKALPAPRRA; encoded by the coding sequence ATGACGTCTAACAATACGGCTGGTTTTTCCAGACCTGACACTCTGAGCCCAGGGCTACCCCTTGCCGGCCTTTTGGCGTTGGCGATGGCAGCCTTTATCACGCTTCTGACGGAGATCATGCCTGCCGGGTTGCTCTCCTCGATTTCGCAAGGGCTGAGCGTATCGGAAAGCCTGGCGGGGCAGTTCATCACCGTGTATGCGGTGGGCGCGTTGATCGCCGCTATTCCATTGACGCTTTTGACACAGGGCATGCGTCGTCGCCCGCTGCTGTTGACTGCAATCGCTGGCTTTGCCGTGGTGAATTTGGTCACTGCGCTGTCTGACGATTACATGGTTTCGCTGGTGGCGCGTTTCTTTGCGGGGGTATTTGGCGGCGTTGTATGGTCGCTGCTGGCAGGCTATGCGGTGCGCATGACGCCCAGTCACTTGAGTGGACGGGCAATCGCTATTTCCGGTGCTGGGGCTACGATCGCGCTCGTGTTGGGGGTTCCACTGGGAGCCCTGCTGGGGCGAGCAATTGGCTGGCAAGGCGCCTTTGGCCTGATGACCGTATTGGCGTTATCGCTCATCGTATGGGTGATGGCCACCGTGCCGGATTTTCCTGGGCAGACCAAGGAGCAACGGCAGTCCCTTGTTAATGTGTTCCTGAAGTCGGGTATTCGCTCAGTTCTCTTCGTGGTGTTCACTTTCGTTGTCGCTCACAACGTTCTCTATATCTACATTGAGCCATTCCTGGACGCTTCGGGCCTGGCTAGAGAGTTGGATGTTGTGCTGTTTGTCTTCGGGCTAGGTTCCATCGTTGGTCTATGGCTTGTAGGCGCGACAATTGATCGCCGGTTGCAATTTCTCATCATCGCCAGTGTTCTTGTCTTTGGGTTAGCGTCGCTGTCGCTAGGGCTTTGGGGCAGTATCCCGGCAATGATCTACCCTTCGGTTGCAGTGTGGGGGCTGGCTGTCGGAGGATTTGCAACGATTACCCAGACGGCATTGTCTCGCTTGGCTGGCGATTCTGTTGATGTCGCCCAGTCGATGTACACCACGGCCTGGAATACCGCGGTTGCCGGTGGTGGAGTAGTGGGGGGCGTTTTGCTGGCGCAGGCTGGATCGACGTCATTTCCATGGGTCATTATCGCTATTTTGGCGGTTTCGTTGGCAGGTGTGATCTTCTCGATGAACAAGGCGCTGCCCGCACCTCGTCGCGCTTGA